A single Anopheles arabiensis isolate DONGOLA chromosome 2, AaraD3, whole genome shotgun sequence DNA region contains:
- the LOC120896994 gene encoding uncharacterized protein LOC120896994, with protein MYYKYTPTQSQYFPSCERKNMKIAPALLFVITVHHLDHSVQAKRLQIGGIDTGIFLYPYMAAIEFAQKLVGNGAIIAQRYILTSASAVAEPHDSLYKVQLGADVFKGPGDLYEVLTIYKHPQYIG; from the coding sequence atgtACTACAAATACACCCCAACACAGTCGCAGTATTTCCCCAGTTGTGAAAGAAAGAACATGAAGATAGCCCCAGCACTACTATTCGTGATCACCGTCCATCACCTGGACCACAGCGTCCAAGCAAAGCGCCTCCAGATAGGCGGTATAGACACGGGAATTTTCCTGTACCCCTACATGGCCGCAATTGAGTTCGCCCAAAAGCTCGTCGGCAATGGTGCGATCATTGCACAACGCTACATCCTTACCTCGGCCAGTGCCGTTGCCGAGCCGCACGACTCCCTCTACAAAGTGCAGCTCGGTGCGGACGTCTTCAAGGGTCCGGGTGACCTGTACGAGGTGCTAACCATCTACAAACATCCCCAGTACATCGGCTAG
- the LOC120896993 gene encoding trypsin-1-like — MRPLFFATLLCLAAFAKGQQIGGTDVSIAQYPFVAGILVQRTIIIGNGAILAPTWVLTSASAVYSTPDSDYSIATGSDDLFTPAAQYQVQRIFRHPEFVGWDYNVALVKVSGKIVFGDTVQPIAIATTEPETVNDATMLSYGKNEDGTSHLRSATYTLISDNDDCVRLLQEYQAKEVIWQHHGFCLIPPPGTQQGQWYNDAGAPLVADGQLYAVFAFAENEGGTNEGSVATRLTSFAGWIQSIMFSNR; from the coding sequence ATGCGACCCCTCTTTTTTGCAACTTTACTGTGCCTTGCCGCCTTTGCAAAGGGGCAGCAAATCGGGGGCACCGATGTGTCAATCGCCCAGTACCCGTTTGTGGCCGGTATTCTGGTCCAGCGAACGATCATCATCGGTAATGGTGCGATTCTTGCACCGACCTGGGTGCTCACCTCTGCCAGTGCCGTCTATAGCACGCCGGACAGTGACTACAGTATTGCGACGGGTTCGGATGATCTCTTCACTCCTGCCGCACAGTACCAGGTGCAGCGCATCTTCCGCCATCCCGAGTTTGTCGGTTGGGATTACAACGTAGCGCTGGTAAAGGTGAGCGGTAAGATAGTGTTCGGTGACACGGTGCAGCCCATTGCGATCGCCACGACCGAGCCGGAAACGGTcaacgatgctacgatgctgTCGTATGGTAAGAACGAAGACGGCACGTCCCATCTGCGCAGCGCGACCTACACGCTCATCTCGGACAACGACGACTGCGTGCGGCTGCTGCAGGAGTACCAGGCGAAGGAGGTGATCTGGCAGCATCATGGATTCTGCCTAATTCCACCCCCGGGCACGCAGCAGGGCCAGTGGTACAATGATGCAGGGGCACCGCTCGTGGCCGACGGTCAGCTGTACGCCGTGTTTGCCTTTGCCGAGAACGAGGGTGGTACGAACGAGGGTTCGGTGGCGACGCGGCTCACCAGCTTTGCGGGCTGGATTCAATCGATCATGTTTAGCAATCGCTAA
- the LOC120894996 gene encoding trypsin-7-like, whose product MRPVTVLLVVLLSTFLLGLVQAQNEVAEASIYQYQFVVAITYARQLHGNGVILSKRWILSSASTFYRYSFTEYTVAVGAEDYQDQATWYEVEHGYKHPKYIGSDYNIAVVLIRGSIEYTSRVQPIHLPTSNPDGVEAATMLSFGGSEEHQAHLRQAKLVLTTDQSCIDQQADFLAKQYIWDGVGYCALPEPGTTIDLWHIATGAPIVADRVLYAVFAKHVASDHKGQEVATRIWHFKDWITTTTDVSWDY is encoded by the coding sequence ATGAGGCCAGTTACTGTGTTGCTTGTGGTGCTTCTCAGCACCTTCCTACTCGGTCTAGTGCAGGCTCAAAATGAAGTAGCTGAAGCCAGCATCTACCAGTACCAGTTCGTTGTAGCTATTACCTACGCACGCCAGCTTCATGGCAATGGAGTGATCCTGTCGAAAAGATGGATCCTATCATCCGCCAGCACGTTCTACAGGTACTCGTTCACCGAGTACACGGTAGCGGTCGGTGCTGAGGACTACCAGGACCAAGCCACCTGGTACGAGGTGGAACATGGCTACAAACATCCCAAGTACATTGGTTCGGACTATAACATTGCGGTGGTGCTAATTCGCGGCAGTATCGAGTACACTTCCCGGGTCCAGCCCATCCATCTGCCCACCAGCAATCCGGACGGGGTCGAAGCGGCAACAATGCTTTCGTTTGGTGGAAGTGAAGAACACCAGGCCCATCTTCGGCAAGCCAAGCTGGTGCTAACGACGGATCAAAGCTGTATCGATCAGCAGGCAGATTTCCTGGCCAAGCAGTACATCTGGGATGGTGTGGGGTACTGTGCGCTGCCCGAACCGGGCACCACGATTGATCTGTGGCACATCGCGACGGGAGCTCCGATTGTGGCGGACCGGGTGCTGTATGCAGTGTTTGCCAAGCATGTGGCAAGTGACCACAAGGGGCAGGAGGTTGCTACACGCATTTGGCACTTTAAGGATTGGATCACGACCACCACGGACGTTTCGTGGGATTATTAA